The genome window ACCTCTATTTTAGCTTTTGCTATTATGGTTTTCAGTTTTGTATATTCAAAAGTGAAAAAATTTAGAAGCAAAATAAAACAACACGATCTAAAGCTTAGTTCACTTGAAGAGTACGTAAAAGAACTCATGAGTCAAGCTACGAATGATACCAAGAGGAATGAAATATACCCGTACATCAACATGCTATCTCAAAATCAAGCTCAATTTGCTATACAGTTAAGGCTTCGTTACAACTTAATTGCTGTTGCTGGTTTTCTAGGTCTAATGTTTGCGTGGGTAGCATTAATTTTTAAAGTCGGAGGTTTTGTTAGTTACCAAGAAAATCCAGCGATATTCGTATTGAGTTCATCTTTGGTTTTCTTAAGCATAGGTATAATATTAGTATTGACTATATTTCAATTCATTATCCGTAAAGTTGAAAATGAGCAAATAGCTATCAACGATACTTGTATTCAGTTTTTGGGCAATGAACTAGAGCAGAAATATTTAAATAATAAAAACTAACAAGTCACTTAAAAGGACAAATAACTGTTGGTTTTTGCTCCTTCGTCGCTTATTTTAACCAACTATTATTTGCCTCTTAGTGAGGCGTTAGGATTACTGTGCACATTATCATTATTCTTGTATTAATCTTAACTATTTTTTTAGTAGTTAAGTTTTTCCTAATACTCCTGTATTACAGAAAAATGAAAAAACATTTACCTATAAATAAATTGCCACAAAATAAATTAAAAGAATCATTTGCAAAAGCCCGGCTTGAAAATAATATCGGGCTAGCCCTTATAGAGTTTTGGAACACTCCGTTGTACATCATAACTACTAAAAATTTAAACGGCGAAGATTGCTACGCAGCTAAAGTAGCTCAAGGAAAAGAATATAAGTGCGTTACTGTTTCTGAGAACATTGAACAATTAAAATTTAATGACTACTCAGTCCGTCATTTGACCGGAGCGCAAATAATTCAAGATATAGGAAGAAAATATGAAGTTCTCATAGCGTATGACGATGGCGGTGATTATTTAACTAAAAACCATTTGAGTTGGTTTTTAGATATAATGGAGAAATAATCCTAACAAGTCAATCAAACAGGACTTTAAACGGTTGGTTCTGTTCCGCTTCGCTTTACATTATAACCAACTATTAAAAGCCTATTAATGAGGCGTTAAGTTTCTGTCTAAATTAGTGCGTAATTTAGATGTTATATTTTATTAAGGTTTATTTTGAATCAAGAAGAGTATGTTTCCCCTGAAGATTGCCCTTTGTGTGGTGAAAATAATCATTGTGGTAACTTATCTTCGGGTAAGAATAATAAATGTTGGTGTGCTAACAACGATATTACTTTTCCAGAAAGCTTGTTAAGTAAGGTTTCAAATGTAGCTAAAAATAAATCATGTATATGTAAGGCTTGTGCATTAAAGCATAAACAGGACATAAATAAGTCAACTTAACAAGAGACTATGGTGTTATCAATACAAAAACTAATCCGAAATTACTTCTTTTAACTAATTCCTAATGTCTTTTTTGTGGCAGTGGCGGCACTTAGATTTATGATTTTAAATTTAAATTTAAATTTCATGCCGGTTAAAACTCCATTTAGTAACACTCATAGTAACAATTACTAAATGAATTTATAGCTGTTCCTTTGAAGTCATTGGCTTAATTGTCCTATTCAGCTGTGGGAATGACAGTTGAATCGTTATTAACCTATCTCGCTCTATAGCAAATCTATAACATTAGATGGCGATCTTCAGCGTAATTATTAATAGCATGAGGTGCTTATACTCAATACGAAAATTATCACTCCATTAATAATTCGCGATAATACAAACTTAGAACTAAACTTACCCGAATCTAATCGATTAAATTGAACAGAAGTTCTATTTATAAAATGGTCTAATTGAAGGAGTTAATTATGATTCATTCTCGATGTTTGAGTAAGTTGTTATTTGTCTTTCTTGCTTTTTTATTAGTCGCCTGTGGCGGTGGTGGTGGTGGTGGTGGTGGTGGCTCAAGTAAACAAACTACAGAAACTCAACCTCCTCCATTACCACCAAATTCTGACACCACCCCACCAGAGATAATCTCTGTTAGTCCCGCCCCTAACTCTATTGATATACCTAGGGATGCAAAAATTGTGGTGAAATTTAATGAGCCGCTAGATTGGTCTACTGTTCGTTCTACTAATTTTAGTTTCAGTGGTCCCGGATATACCAATGGTTCTGTTGGATATAATGAAAGTGATAATACCTTGCACTTTGAAAGCTTTTCTCGATTCGATTATTCGTCAGTATATAGCGCAACAATATCAAAAAATATTACGGATACAGTCGGTAATCAGCTTGCACAAGATTATATTTGGTCTTTCACTAGTGAGGCTGAACCATTAATTCCAACTGATAGATCTGAATTCCTAATTTGTGTCACCAATAGTGATGAACTAATTGCTGCCCTTGAGCAAGCGGAAACTGATGGTGAGGATACTTACATCAGAGTGCAAAAAGGTTTATACACTGGTAACTTCAGCTATAACTCAAGCACTACTGAGCGGTTATATATCGAAGGTGGTTATGAAAATGAATGTTTAGATAGAAGTGGTAGTATTCTTACTTGGGCTCCAAGTACAACAATACAATCTGGGCCAACTGGCTATGGCAGTGTACTGTCATTAGTATCAAGCGCTGAAACAGTATTTTTAATCGAAGGTATCACCATTCAAAACGGGCAGCCGGGTACCAATTATTCTGCATTAAGTCTTTCAAACTTAGGCAAAGTGATCTTAACACTCAGTATTGTTAGAAATAATACTAATGGCACACCTGGTGGAATGAGTGCTTCAGCAGATATTGTTGGCATAATTGATAATGAATTTTCCGATAATAGTGGTAAATACACCATTGGCGGGGCGTTTATTGCTGGCAACTACGTGGTTTTTGAAAGAAACACTGTGATTAATCATTCAGCCAACTCAGGTGAAGCTATTTCGATTAATGCTATTAATGAAGCTAAGGTATTTGGTAATTATATTCGTAATAATTTAATCGGAGGGGTCAAAGTCGATGCACCAAAGGTAACTTTTGATTGGAATAAGGTAGAAAATAATGCCGGTATAGGTTTCGATATTGCTTCCAGCACTGGTAGTTCAGAATATATCTCAATTAAAAACAATCTTATCGATGGTAATGTGAATGATAGTCGAGGAGGAGGTTTTGAAGCCAGTAGCGACCATATCGATGTATCACATAACCGTATCATTAATAACATCGCAACCACTAGTGGCGGTGGTTTTTTGCGGATAAATAGTGCCAATATTATTAATAACGTCATTGCTGAAAACCAAGCAAGTAGTACTAGCACCGGTGGTTTGCATGTGGTGATGGGGATTAATAAAGAGGTTGTGATTACCAATAATACGATTATCAACAATAGCTCTTTAACCAAAGGAGGAGGCTTAAAAATAGTAGGCATTCCATTAAGGTTAGATATTTACAATAATATCATTGTCAATAACAGCGCCTCTGAAGGAGCCGATTTGTACTTTGATAATAATAGCAGTGGTGTTGCTAACCCCATGACTGTCAATATGCATAAAAACAACTACGACCAATCGGTTAACGGTATCTATTTGGTTGAGGAATTTGCTATTGGCGAAGATAATTTTGATAACTTGTATCCTGGCTATATTGACCCGTTATTCCCTTATTTGCCAACAGGTTCAGTATTAATCGATAAAGGTGATAATTTTGCTCCAGGCATTCCTGAACTGGATCTGATTGACAATGCTAGAATCATCAATGGGCAAGTTGATCTTGGTGCTTATGAGAATACCGACCAAGAATGGGTTTCTACCTCGATAACTGAAGAAGAGCCCAATGATAGCAGCAATGAAGCTTATAACTTTGAGCTCAACTACCGTACCGGATTTTTATTTTTAGGTGCCTTAAACGATGTTTCTGATACTGCAGATTATTATCGCTTTACCACGAACAATACCTCCGGTTTGCTCTCGATCTATTTATGTAATAGCCCTGATAATTGCCAGCAACCGTTTTATATTGGCGATGAAATTTATATCGAATTATTAGATGATCAAGGGGTGATCATTAACTCGACTTACTCTGAACAAACTAATAATAACGAACATGTATTTAATATCACTCCAGTGCATGGTGAAGTTTATGATGTTCGAGTTAAAGCCAAAGATACAGCTGGAGCCGACTTTAATTACAAATTAGTGATCACGGATTAGGCAACAGATTTAATGAGTCCTGTGTAAACGTCTAGGTCATGCAGTCAAACATATCCAAATTATGCCATTGGGTTTTACCCACAGCATCAAGCCTTCACCATCGTAAAGACTTTATTCCTTGGCTTTAGGTTTTGTTTTTTCGATCTCTGTATTTGTGAGGGGCTTGGTAATTCTAGCCATTTTGGTAACACACCATCGTGTTACTAAAAATGTTACTATAACTGCTGGATATTGCAAATCTTCATTGGTCAGTAATTGACACAAAAAACCCGTAAACCCTTGTTTAATTAGGGTTTACGGGTCTTTGTTGGTCCTTGATGAACCGGCTTGTGGTGGGCGGGGGGGATTTGAATTTAGTGCTTTATCATTTGTTATATAATGATTTTATCCTTTATGTATTTTAAGTGTATACCTATTGATATACCCAAGATGTGAATCGTCATACCGTTTTATATTGATTTAGTTTATAGCGGGTGAGGGTATCGATAGACCACTATTTAGTAAGGTATTTTCGCTCAAGACTCAACTATATCAAACTCTTTATGCAATGATTACCAACTCAGTTTATCCATCGTGCTGTTTAACTCAAGAAATCATCCTTGGATAGCTTTAATTCATTCACTTATTACTTGATAGTCTTATGTCTTTTTGTTATATGCTCCATTGTTTATATAGCTATGATGCATATACCTATTGATGAATTTAAGATTTTTCTTAAATTAAAGCTAGTTATCATAGTTTTTTGGTTAAACCTGTTAATCTAAATTACGTCATATTGACCCGTGCAACAAAATCGAATTATTTATTGGCTCAACTGTAAAGTAGTAGCCAATACCTTATTGTTATAGAAATTTAACCTCAACCGTTTATAGGCTCAAACAACCTAGAAATACCTAGTTCTTTAAATTGAACGATTAGATCCTTTTGGCCGAGAATTATAGGCCGCATGTTATGAAAGGTATAATTCAATATTGCAATTATTTTAAGTGAATTGATCACCATTAAAATAACCCAGACTTCTACCATATCAATAATCAGTTACAAAACAATATCACTGAATTGCTTCTTCTAATTTTTGCTGTTAACGTAATAATACATCGTGAACTTTTGCAGAGAATTTTTGTAATAAAAATGATACGTCGCAGGATATCACACCATTAGAATGTAAGCTGAGCAAAGAGTTTTCAATTATGAATGAATTTTATACGTGGTTATTAAGCCAATCAGGTCGCAATGACATTATTTCTGATCTTGCGTCAGACGTTAGGCAAGATTCAAGTTTTCCACTAGATAGCGACAACTTTACTTCTCTTCGAGAGTATTTAGAAAACAAAGGTGCATGCCCTGGCGCGCTTGAAGCACTTGATGAAGCTTGGCGAGAGTTTGTGGAAATAAATACCATTAAAATATAGTTTCACGGCTTTTAAACGGACTAAAGCTGTTGGTTGTTTTCCTTCTTCAACCATCTTTTAACGCTTAAAATGGGGCTATGTTATTTAATTAATACGCAAACTAGTTGGATAAGTTGATGCCTTGCAAGTAGGTAGTCGCCTGTTAACGGAGGCGAGCTTACAAATAGCAAAAACAACCCCGTACATTTTAAGCGAGACCAATGGACATTTGCTGCCACAAAACAGACATTTCTCTGCTATGTATTTGTGAAATTGCCATGTCGCTGTCTTGCTTAAACTTGTCTACTTAACTGGGGGAAGTCCAAACTGACAAGACCCTAGTGTCATAGACATTTCTTAGCTTTATAATATGTAAAACTAATAGGTGTTATTTATGAGCGGTCAAAGCTATAGCGAAGAATTCAAAATCTAAGCAGTTAACCAAGTAACTGAAAGCAATTATCCTATGACTGAAATAGCAAAACGTCTAGGTGTCAGCTACAAAACTATCCATGATTGGGTAAAGAAATATTCAAAACCAACAAAACAAAGACAATTGGACGATTTCCAGTCTGAGGTAATTCGTCGCTTAAAAGCTGAGTTGAAACGAGTTACCCAAGAGCGTGAAATATTAAAGGAAGCCGCGTCAAAATAAATTAGCAAGTCGTCAAGACGAAATACGACGCATTTTTAAGCCAAAACCATTCAGGTTCAAGGTTTCTCGCTGACAAGTATTTCTGATGATTGTCAGCAATTTTGCTATTTGATTGGGCAATGTAGTTTCTTTATTTTGTCACTAATATCCGCATCATTACACATTAATTGCATGAGATCATTAGAGATAATAGTCGAATCTAATCCTATGATAATATTGACTAAAAATAATAGAAAGGAAACTAATAGTGTCAGCTGAATAAAAAAGATCTGAAATTGGTGTTTCCAAATAAACTTTCGAATCGAACCAAGGCTGCCCTCTTTTACATGTGTGTCTAAAAAGCTCGATGATTTATCCCAACCAATTGAAAGGTTCATCATTGCTAGCCAAAATGCTAGAAGCACAATTGGCAGCGCCAAGAATTCAGACTTTAAGGTGCCATAGCAGAAGTACCCACCTAAAAACACACCGCTCGCGATAAAGTAGTTAGTTATGTGCTCAAACAAGGATAAATGTGGACTGTCTGAGCCACTTCCTCCTCCGCTAAACAATGCGTCTGACACAGAAGCGAAAACTCCTATGAACGTTAAAATCAAAGCTATAGTTACGGCAACCGATACCCATAACATCCATTCCAATGTAGTCAAAACAGAACCAGCAGTTGGGTAGAAAGAAGGGTCTATAAACCCATATTCAACTGAAAATTCAATAATTAATGCTACAACAATTACAATAACTACAGCAACTTCAAAAAGAAATTTTTTTGGGTGGTTTGTTGCTCCAGTGTTTATTCTATCCGCGAAAGCCATATACTTTTTCCTTGTATTTTTATGTGACAAGCAAATTAAGCAATAAAATCATCCTAATGAAAGGTTATTACTTTTCGATTTTAAAGTTCAAGTGCCAAACAATATGTACAGAATTAATTTTTTTGCTTTATGGAAATGCTGGTATAGAAATGTGTTGCAATGAATTCATGACAATAACGCAGTTCCGTTCCGTATTTCCTACTACGGCAGATAAAAGTAAAGCATGATATTTTCCATTTTGCCAGATGGGTTGATTATGGAATTGTTTAGCTGCGTATTAGGCGGAGATAATTCGCCATCAAAACGTAAGTGCAGGCGCTTCAGGGTTCTAGCATCTCACTTCAAATACCTTAGCAGCCTAAATTTAATACTGTAGTGGTATAGTGAATTTGGCCACCTAAGTAGAAGTATTAGCAAAACAAAAACTAATCTCAATACACCTTATCCAATAAAACCATTATGTCCGCAATGTGGCAAAAGTTAGATCATTTGTTGCAAACGCGTCTTCCTCTTTGGGCACTTACCATCCCTAGACGTTGTTAATTTAAACAACTCTCATTCGAACATATAATTTACTTTCATCATCTTCATATCGAGTTTCAAGCGCATCTAAATATTGAATCAAGTAACAAGTCTTAGATAGCCGTAGTTCTTTAAATTAAAAGGTGATTGCTTAGCGAGGTAAAGGCCTATGTCTGATACGTTAGCCCATCCATCCTCTTTTCTTACAATAGAAATGGCACAATAGACTTAGTTGTCGAATCCTCATGGGTCAAGCAGGTGCTATGTTTAGTCAATATACTTGTTGGTTTACTGATGTAATGGTCAAAACACA of Thalassotalea fonticola contains these proteins:
- a CDS encoding cysteine-rich CWC family protein, with the translated sequence MNQEEYVSPEDCPLCGENNHCGNLSSGKNNKCWCANNDITFPESLLSKVSNVAKNKSCICKACALKHKQDINKST
- a CDS encoding Ig-like domain-containing protein is translated as MIHSRCLSKLLFVFLAFLLVACGGGGGGGGGGSSKQTTETQPPPLPPNSDTTPPEIISVSPAPNSIDIPRDAKIVVKFNEPLDWSTVRSTNFSFSGPGYTNGSVGYNESDNTLHFESFSRFDYSSVYSATISKNITDTVGNQLAQDYIWSFTSEAEPLIPTDRSEFLICVTNSDELIAALEQAETDGEDTYIRVQKGLYTGNFSYNSSTTERLYIEGGYENECLDRSGSILTWAPSTTIQSGPTGYGSVLSLVSSAETVFLIEGITIQNGQPGTNYSALSLSNLGKVILTLSIVRNNTNGTPGGMSASADIVGIIDNEFSDNSGKYTIGGAFIAGNYVVFERNTVINHSANSGEAISINAINEAKVFGNYIRNNLIGGVKVDAPKVTFDWNKVENNAGIGFDIASSTGSSEYISIKNNLIDGNVNDSRGGGFEASSDHIDVSHNRIINNIATTSGGGFLRINSANIINNVIAENQASSTSTGGLHVVMGINKEVVITNNTIINNSSLTKGGGLKIVGIPLRLDIYNNIIVNNSASEGADLYFDNNSSGVANPMTVNMHKNNYDQSVNGIYLVEEFAIGEDNFDNLYPGYIDPLFPYLPTGSVLIDKGDNFAPGIPELDLIDNARIINGQVDLGAYENTDQEWVSTSITEEEPNDSSNEAYNFELNYRTGFLFLGALNDVSDTADYYRFTTNNTSGLLSIYLCNSPDNCQQPFYIGDEIYIELLDDQGVIINSTYSEQTNNNEHVFNITPVHGEVYDVRVKAKDTAGADFNYKLVITD
- a CDS encoding sterile alpha motif-like domain-containing protein — protein: MNEFYTWLLSQSGRNDIISDLASDVRQDSSFPLDSDNFTSLREYLENKGACPGALEALDEAWREFVEINTIKI
- a CDS encoding OST-HTH/LOTUS domain-containing protein is translated as MSIVRKEDGWANVSDIGLYLAKQSPFNLKNYGYLRLVT